Within Limisalsivibrio acetivorans, the genomic segment TCTTGCTGGACATGAAGATGGACATCATGGACGGGCTAACCTTCCTGAACCATCTGAGCCGCAAAGGGATACGTATCCCCGTTATTATGATAACAGCCTTCTCCAGCGTTAAAACAGCTGTGGAAGCGATGAAGCTGGGCGCTGAGGACTACATGACCAAACCGGTGGATATCGACTCACTACTTGAGAATATCGAGCGGATCTCCGGTTCTGTACAGGCGGAGGGGATCCCCTATACCGAGGATTACGAGTTCGGTGGTGTTTATTCAGCAGACGGTCTTGGGAGCATCATAGAACAGCTAAAGATGGTGGCACCGCTGGATGCAACAGTTCTAATATTAGGCGAATCGGGAACGGGTAAAGAGCTGATAGCACGCTCTATACATGATAACTCACCCAGAAAGGACGGCAACTTCGTTGCTGTAAACTGTGCGGCATTATCGGAAAACCTCATAGAGAGCGAGCTCTTCGGTCACATGAAGGGTTCGTTCACAGGAGCCTCTGCGAATAAGGAGGGGCGGTTTGAGACTGCGGATAACGGAACCATATTTCTGGATGAAATAGGCGAACTCCCCCAACAGGTTCAGGCGAAGCTTCTACGTGTTCTGCAGGAGCGGACCTTCGAGCGTGTGGGTGGAACAAAAACTCTGAAAAC encodes:
- a CDS encoding sigma-54-dependent transcriptional regulator produces the protein MINRILIVDDEENHRLMLKLHLKDRGYEIEEAVNGADALTKLGDTLPDLILLDMKMDIMDGLTFLNHLSRKGIRIPVIMITAFSSVKTAVEAMKLGAEDYMTKPVDIDSLLENIERISGSVQAEGIPYTEDYEFGGVYSADGLGSIIEQLKMVAPLDATVLILGESGTGKELIARSIHDNSPRKDGNFVAVNCAALSENLIESELFGHMKGSFTGASANKEGRFETADNGTIFLDEIGELPQQVQAKLLRVLQERTFERVGGTKTLKTNARIIAATNKDLKTISQKGEFREDLYFRLSVFPVELPPLRERTQEIEPLVKFFIEKYSERFGKLIKGADKSYIDKLKGYSFPGNIRELENIVERSIILSKSEKLGTETLPDFKGSHKGVSSSLDMKSNERELIVKALEKTEGNKTRAAEILGISRRTLHSKLKEYDI